A region from the Desulfitobacterium dehalogenans ATCC 51507 genome encodes:
- a CDS encoding glycosyltransferase family 1 protein, whose product MRMRIKESERSMVNEPIRIAQVIGKANLSGVDTVVMEYYRHINRERIQFDFIIDGYDETPVDEEILQLGGCIYKVAPYEQNVFESVNQWSKIFKENRYQMVHAHLNTLNVFPLYAAWRAGVPVRITHNHSTAASGEGKKTKMKYVLRLLARLFATHYCACSAFAGKWLFGESFYDSGKVRLIKNAIDIEKFSYNEQVRNRIRREFHLDGKLVVGHVGRFVYQKNHDFLIDIFSEIHKENADAVLVMVGSGELEQEIRQKAESFGLTGSALFLGIRNNVNDILQAMDVFLFPSHYEGLGMAVIEAQAAGLLTIVSEAVPREAKITDLMEYCNLSQPASVWAEKVLALIKAGSYERQTQNEELEQAGYDIIEEANRLQGWYEAVSIKQNI is encoded by the coding sequence ATGAGAATGCGTATTAAAGAAAGCGAGAGATCAATGGTAAACGAACCGATTCGGATAGCGCAGGTCATCGGCAAGGCTAACTTAAGCGGAGTCGATACTGTTGTAATGGAATACTATCGACATATCAACCGCGAGAGGATTCAGTTTGATTTTATTATAGATGGATATGACGAGACCCCAGTCGATGAAGAAATCCTCCAATTGGGCGGATGTATCTATAAAGTAGCTCCTTATGAACAGAATGTGTTTGAAAGCGTAAACCAATGGTCTAAAATATTTAAGGAAAACCGCTACCAGATGGTCCATGCCCATTTGAATACTTTAAACGTGTTTCCGCTCTATGCGGCATGGAGAGCAGGTGTTCCTGTTAGAATAACTCATAACCACAGCACCGCTGCGTCGGGTGAAGGAAAAAAGACGAAAATGAAATACGTCTTGCGTCTGTTGGCCAGACTTTTTGCCACGCACTATTGCGCTTGCTCAGCTTTTGCTGGGAAATGGCTGTTCGGGGAGAGCTTTTATGACTCAGGGAAAGTGCGTTTGATTAAGAATGCTATTGATATAGAAAAGTTCTCGTACAATGAACAGGTGCGTAACCGAATACGGCGAGAGTTCCATCTTGATGGAAAACTTGTCGTTGGGCATGTAGGAAGATTTGTTTACCAGAAGAACCATGATTTTCTGATTGATATATTTAGTGAAATACATAAAGAAAATGCGGATGCAGTTCTGGTCATGGTTGGCTCTGGGGAGTTGGAACAAGAAATCCGACAAAAGGCTGAATCCTTCGGCTTGACAGGTTCAGCCTTATTCCTGGGAATACGAAACAATGTCAATGACATCCTGCAAGCCATGGATGTCTTTCTCTTCCCATCTCACTATGAAGGCCTTGGAATGGCGGTTATCGAAGCTCAGGCAGCCGGGCTACTGACAATTGTATCCGAAGCTGTGCCGAGAGAAGCGAAGATTACAGACCTGATGGAGTATTGCAATTTGTCTCAGCCTGCTTCTGTGTGGGCGGAGAAGGTGTTGGCGCTGATCAAAGCTGGATCTTATGAGAGACAGACACAGAACGAAGAACTGGAACAGGCGGGGTATGATATAATAGAAGAGGCAAACAGGCTGCAAGGTTGGTATGAAGCAGTTTCTATAAAACAGAATATATAG
- a CDS encoding ABC transporter permease, which produces MKYIAIWSILTALLLFIFIYNTWLVFENETDLHWKSMRLFTISGFMSLTIIIIVSAIYKWKAITPYLAKLFKYQPLLYQLVRRDFKAKYKRSVLGILWTILNPLFTMIILTIVFSTLFRFDIENYPVYLLSGQIVFSFFSESTNMAMTSVLNGASMIKKVNMPKYIFPLSRLLSSLVNFTLSLVALILVMVLTQSSFHLTMLLMIVPIIYIFIFSLGVGLILSAAVVFFRDMMYLYGILITALTYLTPIFYPISIIPEHFRLVISLNPMYHFVEYFRTVSIYGGMPTIWQNIVCLTLAFVSVAVGLFVFYKKQDQFILHI; this is translated from the coding sequence TTGAAATATATTGCAATATGGTCCATTTTAACGGCTTTACTATTGTTTATTTTCATTTACAATACATGGCTGGTTTTTGAGAATGAGACAGACCTGCACTGGAAAAGTATGCGGCTATTTACAATCAGTGGGTTTATGTCCTTGACAATTATTATTATTGTTTCGGCGATTTATAAATGGAAAGCCATAACACCGTATTTAGCTAAGCTATTTAAGTATCAACCTTTGCTTTATCAATTGGTCAGGAGGGACTTTAAGGCTAAGTACAAGCGTTCTGTCCTTGGAATATTGTGGACGATTCTTAATCCACTGTTTACCATGATCATCTTGACTATTGTATTCTCGACTCTGTTCCGATTTGATATTGAAAATTACCCAGTCTATTTATTAAGCGGGCAGATTGTTTTTTCTTTTTTTAGCGAGTCTACCAATATGGCGATGACTTCGGTCCTGAACGGGGCAAGTATGATAAAGAAGGTAAATATGCCGAAATATATTTTTCCGCTTTCACGATTATTGTCCAGCTTGGTGAACTTTACTTTATCGCTGGTGGCTTTGATACTAGTCATGGTACTCACGCAAAGCTCTTTTCATCTAACGATGCTTCTTATGATTGTTCCAATTATCTATATTTTTATCTTTTCTTTGGGAGTTGGGTTGATATTGTCAGCGGCAGTTGTTTTTTTTCGCGATATGATGTATTTATACGGAATTTTGATTACAGCTCTCACATATTTAACGCCGATATTCTATCCTATCAGTATTATTCCTGAACATTTCCGGCTGGTAATATCCTTGAACCCCATGTATCATTTTGTAGAGTATTTTCGAACAGTATCCATTTATGGCGGAATGCCTACTATCTGGCAGAATATTGTCTGCTTGACTCTTGCTTTTGTATCTGTCGCTGTTGGGCTTTTCGTTTTTTATAAAAAACAAGATCAATTTATTTTGCATATTTAG